One Azospirillum sp. TSA2s genomic region harbors:
- a CDS encoding DUF1329 domain-containing protein translates to MSEPTDFRLDFRPCRREALGLLLGVAATAAAPCAFAQDAPPDVGVPRLGEELTPFGAVQAGNRTRAIPRWTGGLTEAPRGYVPGRPPPDPYIEDVRWFTVGAADVERYKVRLTAGQQALLAKYPESFELALFPCHRSAAAPQRIYDATLANADRAGLGENGLALRDASVGVPFPIPANGVQAMWNHKLRWRGGSVSRTSLTVVQSGDGSRSMTKLREEFASPYADGDMAAPPLLYRRTILEPKEQAGSSLILQGTLDPIAARTHAWAREGERGRVVRAPDFAYDTPDPVTGGICTADMLDMFSGALDRFDYTLVTRREMYMPYNAYRLSNPCLTMRDILWPGHPNPQFLRYEMHRVWVVDARLKSNFQHTLLDRTYYLDEDSWQILASEHYDGKGDLLRYAEAHPVQHWQVPALVPAVEFAFDLTADRYTARGLDNGLPPPVFGAPLTPQDFTPDALVRRGRRG, encoded by the coding sequence ATGAGTGAACCGACGGATTTCCGACTCGATTTCCGGCCCTGCCGGCGGGAGGCTCTCGGCCTGCTGCTGGGGGTTGCCGCCACGGCCGCCGCACCATGCGCCTTCGCCCAGGACGCTCCGCCCGATGTCGGGGTCCCGCGGCTGGGCGAGGAGCTGACCCCCTTCGGGGCGGTACAGGCGGGCAACCGCACGCGGGCGATCCCGCGCTGGACCGGCGGCCTGACCGAGGCGCCGCGCGGCTATGTGCCCGGCCGGCCGCCGCCCGATCCCTACATCGAGGATGTCCGCTGGTTCACCGTCGGCGCCGCCGATGTCGAGCGCTACAAGGTCCGGCTCACCGCCGGGCAGCAGGCGCTGCTGGCGAAATATCCGGAAAGCTTCGAACTGGCGCTGTTCCCCTGCCACCGCAGCGCCGCCGCACCGCAGCGGATCTATGACGCCACGCTCGCCAACGCCGATCGCGCCGGTTTGGGGGAAAACGGTCTGGCCTTGCGCGATGCGTCGGTTGGCGTGCCCTTTCCCATCCCGGCCAACGGCGTGCAGGCGATGTGGAACCACAAGCTGCGCTGGCGCGGCGGCAGCGTGTCGCGCACCAGCCTGACCGTGGTCCAGTCCGGCGACGGCAGCCGTTCGATGACGAAGCTGCGGGAGGAGTTCGCCTCCCCCTATGCCGACGGCGACATGGCGGCACCACCGCTGCTCTATCGCCGCACCATCCTGGAACCGAAGGAGCAGGCCGGCAGCAGCCTGATCCTGCAGGGGACCCTCGACCCCATCGCCGCGCGCACCCACGCTTGGGCGCGGGAGGGGGAGCGTGGCCGCGTGGTGAGGGCGCCCGACTTCGCCTATGACACGCCGGACCCGGTGACGGGCGGCATCTGCACCGCCGACATGCTGGACATGTTCAGCGGCGCGCTCGACCGCTTCGACTATACGCTGGTGACGCGGCGCGAGATGTATATGCCCTACAACGCCTACCGGCTGTCCAACCCCTGCCTGACGATGCGGGACATCCTGTGGCCGGGGCATCCCAACCCGCAGTTCCTGCGCTATGAGATGCACCGGGTCTGGGTGGTCGATGCCCGGCTGAAGTCGAATTTCCAGCACACCCTGCTCGACCGCACCTATTACCTGGACGAGGACAGCTGGCAGATCCTGGCCTCGGAGCATTACGACGGCAAGGGCGACCTGCTGCGCTACGCCGAGGCGCACCCGGTGCAGCATTGGCAGGTCCCCGCCCTTGTGCCGGCGGTGGAGTTCGCTTTCGACCTGACCGCCGACCGCTACACTGCCCGCGGCCTTGATAACGGGCTGCCCCCGCCGGTGTTCGGCGCGCCGCTGACGCCGCAGGATTTCACCCCCGACGCCCTGGTCCGCCGTGGCCGGCGGGGGTGA
- a CDS encoding ATP-binding protein, with translation MSSGAYDDDEILFADEEADSAAAGHGAVAAARAAIVDPAAPPWPILVVDDESDVHSMTGLLLADVTFQRRRLDLISSFTAADARNVLEHRRDIAVILLDVVMEEDDSGLKLVRWIRDELGNRDIRIILRTGQPGQAPQRDVIVDYDINDYKPKADLSAESLFTAVIAALRAFDQIQSIETRVAERTRELRESREQAEEATRAKSAFLATMSHEIRTPMNGVLGMLGLLERTDLDEQQRDTVGTMRESANALLRIIDDILDFSKIEAGKMDLERVAMSVPALVEGVAETLAPAAGAKGLTLLTYVDPAIPQAVLGDPVRLRQILFNLAGNAIKFTEAGRVVLRAELEPAEAEPLLRIAVSDTGIGIAEASCQRLFQPFTQAESSTTRRFGGTGLGLSISRRLAALMGGEIGVESKPGEGSTFWLRLPMDRAAGPASAEDGQDAIGLDGLTVLLGVPDDMERGFLARYLEQAGARVLPAASPPELAAQARIAREAGCAVGVVAIDEALHIPAAACAPEELGRRSGEARPPVVLLCHETGGKPGPDSLPGTRGAEPGTMVLSRPLRRLVLLRAVAIAAGRLCPSQPAAQTHPHRSSTAQSSTRAGRSTAGPANGQGAPSVEEAMAQGRLILVAEDNPVNRKVLQMQLQALGYAAEMAPGGAEALAALDTMRQGRRRYAMLLTDVQMPEIDGFELTRQVRSSEASAGAGRRLPIVAITANAAPADIESYRAAGMDDVLSKPLELSQLAVTLARWMPPAPADAAVVTPLPAPTTPTAAGSDALVDLGTLRALCGGDAAMLAELLNDFVTIGRGVLADLMTALGNGDRDWVRACAHNLKGSSRNAGAKPLAEAARLLEQAATEGAPLDRLAEAADRLRDSFAATCGAIEQDLAGTERLRT, from the coding sequence ATGAGCAGCGGCGCCTACGACGACGACGAGATTCTGTTCGCCGACGAAGAGGCGGACAGTGCCGCGGCCGGGCATGGCGCGGTGGCGGCGGCCCGTGCGGCCATCGTCGACCCGGCGGCACCGCCCTGGCCGATCCTGGTGGTCGACGACGAGTCCGACGTGCATTCCATGACCGGATTGCTGCTGGCCGACGTCACCTTCCAGCGGCGGCGGCTGGACCTGATCAGCAGCTTCACCGCGGCGGATGCCCGCAACGTGCTGGAACACCGGCGCGACATCGCCGTGATCCTGCTGGACGTGGTGATGGAGGAGGACGATTCCGGCCTGAAGCTGGTGCGCTGGATCCGCGACGAACTGGGCAACCGCGACATCCGCATCATCCTGCGCACCGGCCAGCCGGGACAGGCGCCGCAGCGCGACGTGATCGTCGATTACGACATCAACGACTACAAGCCGAAGGCCGATCTGTCGGCCGAAAGCCTGTTCACCGCGGTGATCGCGGCCTTGCGCGCCTTCGACCAGATCCAGTCGATCGAAACCCGGGTGGCGGAGCGCACGCGCGAGCTGCGCGAGAGCCGCGAGCAGGCGGAAGAGGCGACCAGGGCCAAATCCGCCTTTCTCGCCACCATGAGCCACGAGATCCGCACGCCGATGAACGGGGTGCTGGGGATGCTGGGCCTGCTGGAACGGACCGACCTGGACGAGCAGCAGCGCGACACCGTCGGCACCATGCGCGAATCGGCCAACGCCCTGCTGCGGATCATCGACGACATCCTGGACTTCTCGAAGATCGAAGCCGGGAAGATGGATCTGGAGCGGGTGGCGATGTCGGTGCCGGCCCTGGTCGAAGGGGTGGCGGAAACGCTGGCGCCCGCTGCAGGGGCCAAGGGGCTGACGCTGCTGACCTATGTGGACCCGGCGATTCCGCAGGCGGTGCTGGGGGATCCGGTGCGGCTGCGCCAGATCCTGTTCAACCTGGCCGGCAACGCCATCAAGTTCACCGAAGCCGGCCGGGTCGTGCTGCGCGCCGAGTTGGAGCCAGCCGAGGCCGAGCCGCTGCTGCGCATCGCCGTGTCCGATACCGGCATCGGCATCGCCGAAGCCTCGTGCCAGCGCCTGTTCCAGCCCTTCACCCAGGCCGAAAGCTCCACCACCCGGCGTTTCGGCGGCACCGGGCTGGGGCTGTCGATCAGCCGGCGGCTGGCGGCGCTGATGGGCGGCGAGATCGGGGTGGAGAGCAAGCCCGGCGAAGGCTCCACCTTCTGGCTGCGCCTGCCGATGGACCGCGCCGCCGGTCCGGCGTCGGCGGAGGACGGCCAGGACGCCATCGGGCTGGACGGGCTGACGGTCCTGCTGGGCGTGCCCGACGACATGGAGCGCGGCTTCCTCGCCCGCTATCTGGAGCAGGCCGGCGCCCGCGTGCTGCCCGCCGCCTCGCCGCCCGAACTGGCGGCCCAGGCCCGTATCGCGCGCGAGGCCGGCTGCGCCGTCGGGGTCGTCGCCATCGACGAGGCGCTGCACATCCCCGCCGCCGCCTGCGCACCGGAGGAGTTGGGCCGCCGCAGCGGCGAGGCCCGGCCGCCGGTGGTCCTGCTCTGCCACGAAACCGGTGGGAAGCCCGGTCCCGATTCCCTCCCCGGCACGCGGGGCGCGGAGCCGGGCACGATGGTGCTGAGCCGGCCGCTGCGCCGGCTGGTGCTGCTGCGCGCTGTGGCCATCGCCGCGGGTCGTCTGTGCCCTTCCCAGCCGGCGGCCCAGACCCACCCCCACCGTTCCTCGACGGCACAGTCCTCGACCAGGGCCGGGCGCAGCACGGCCGGCCCTGCCAACGGCCAGGGAGCGCCCAGCGTCGAGGAGGCGATGGCCCAGGGGCGGCTGATCCTGGTCGCGGAAGACAACCCGGTGAACCGCAAGGTCCTGCAGATGCAGCTGCAGGCGTTGGGCTATGCCGCGGAGATGGCGCCGGGCGGGGCGGAGGCGCTGGCGGCGCTCGACACCATGCGGCAGGGCCGGCGCCGCTACGCCATGCTGCTGACCGACGTGCAGATGCCGGAGATCGATGGGTTCGAACTGACCCGTCAGGTCCGCAGCAGCGAGGCGTCGGCCGGCGCGGGCCGCCGCCTGCCCATCGTCGCCATCACCGCCAACGCCGCACCGGCCGACATCGAGAGCTACCGCGCAGCCGGCATGGACGATGTGCTGAGCAAGCCGCTGGAACTGTCGCAACTGGCGGTGACGCTCGCCCGCTGGATGCCGCCGGCCCCGGCCGATGCCGCCGTGGTGACGCCCTTGCCGGCACCAACGACGCCGACTGCCGCCGGCAGCGACGCTTTGGTCGACCTCGGCACTCTGCGCGCGCTGTGCGGCGGCGATGCGGCGATGCTGGCGGAACTGCTGAACGATTTCGTCACCATCGGCCGCGGCGTGCTTGCCGACCTTATGACAGCGCTCGGCAACGGCGACCGTGACTGGGTGCGGGCCTGCGCCCACAATCTGAAGGGTTCCTCCCGCAACGCCGGCGCCAAGCCGCTGGCGGAGGCGGCCCGCCTTCTGGAACAGGCCGCCACCGAAGGAGCTCCGCTCGACCGGCTGGCGGAAGCGGCCGACCGGCTGCGCGACAGCTTCGCCGCGACCTGCGGCGCCATCGAACAGGACCTCGCCGGAACGGAGCGGCTAAGGACATGA
- a CDS encoding ATP-binding protein, which yields MTRIAEAWRRVPTVSAKFLLILVPSLVVAVSLCSALFYYDRYKDLRAGLREKVAAIADINAAALTNSLWTFDVPAIRNVIQAIGANRELVCVEVSDDLAEGRFVWPGSDCPAADDALVERRAIRVQKLQVGTLTLHYSQDVVREQLRQEVMNTATLLLLMLAGTIAAALAALRLTVGRPLGRLIASILEAERGGHEPVDWGAADELGRVIQAYNAMLARLGQEEAALRKSEQRLALAITATRSSVWDYDLHTGHYWWSKEFPALLGYGSSELPMTAETWSSLLHPDEAERVMAESRRRLRDHAMAYTAVYRMRRRDGQWAWIEDRATAQRDADGRALRLTGTMSDVTERVRAELDLAHERNVLQVTLDNTDQGIIKVDGDGRVVTANRRAAELLNIAPEVLSGNPRFADIVAIQRRQGEFGEMGDDPDLYLSFGTGPGGTGMAATGAASDDGFGIPLGEPAGMIDQPFTFKRRRPDGRIVEVRTNPLPEGGFVRTLTDVTVEARSAEEIFNAMQELERAYADLKETQASLVQAEKMASLALLVAGVAHEINTPIGIAFGCATHLSGRTATLAEAFEGGTMKKSELAAYVATAGESSRLIEQNLTRAAELIQSFKRVAVDQTSEERRRFDLLAYLEEVVTSLGPTLRKSRHRVAIACSPGIVMDSFPGALSQVVTNLVMNALTHAFPADSKGHMVIDVDETADGEVEIRFADDGVGIPTENLPKVFEPFFTTRRGSGGSGLGLHIVFNLVTQSLGGRISVDSVPGDGTTFTLRIPKTAATASPPTASLTTTPVSLEPVSLEPVSLEKEPA from the coding sequence ATGACCAGGATCGCTGAGGCGTGGCGTCGTGTCCCGACGGTATCCGCCAAGTTCCTTCTGATCCTCGTGCCGAGTCTGGTGGTGGCCGTCTCGCTGTGCTCTGCCCTGTTCTATTACGACCGCTACAAGGATCTTCGGGCCGGGCTGCGGGAAAAGGTGGCGGCCATCGCCGACATCAACGCGGCGGCGTTGACCAACAGCCTGTGGACCTTCGACGTCCCGGCGATCCGCAACGTCATCCAGGCCATCGGCGCCAACCGGGAACTGGTCTGCGTCGAGGTCAGCGACGATCTGGCGGAGGGGCGGTTCGTCTGGCCGGGATCGGACTGCCCGGCCGCCGACGACGCCCTTGTCGAGCGCCGTGCGATCCGGGTGCAGAAACTCCAGGTCGGCACCCTCACGCTGCATTACAGCCAGGACGTCGTGCGCGAACAGCTGCGGCAGGAGGTGATGAACACCGCGACACTGCTTCTGCTGATGCTGGCCGGCACCATCGCGGCGGCGCTGGCGGCGTTGCGGCTGACGGTCGGGCGGCCGCTGGGGCGGCTGATCGCCTCCATCCTGGAAGCGGAGCGCGGCGGCCACGAGCCGGTGGACTGGGGTGCCGCCGACGAGCTGGGCCGGGTGATCCAAGCCTACAACGCGATGCTCGCCCGGCTGGGACAGGAGGAGGCGGCCCTGCGCAAGAGCGAGCAGCGGCTGGCGCTGGCGATCACCGCGACCCGCTCCTCCGTCTGGGACTATGACCTGCACACCGGGCATTATTGGTGGTCGAAGGAGTTTCCCGCCCTGCTCGGCTATGGCTCCAGCGAATTGCCGATGACGGCGGAGACCTGGTCTTCGCTGCTGCACCCGGACGAGGCGGAACGGGTGATGGCCGAATCGCGACGGCGCCTGCGCGATCACGCCATGGCCTACACCGCCGTCTACCGCATGCGGCGGCGCGACGGGCAATGGGCCTGGATCGAGGATCGCGCCACCGCCCAGCGCGACGCGGACGGCCGCGCGCTGCGCCTGACCGGAACCATGTCCGACGTCACCGAACGGGTGCGGGCGGAGCTGGATCTGGCGCATGAACGCAATGTGCTGCAGGTGACGCTGGACAACACCGACCAGGGGATCATCAAGGTCGACGGCGACGGGCGGGTGGTGACGGCCAACCGCCGCGCCGCGGAACTGCTGAACATCGCGCCGGAGGTGCTGTCGGGCAACCCGCGCTTCGCCGACATCGTGGCGATCCAGCGCCGCCAGGGCGAATTCGGCGAGATGGGCGACGATCCCGACCTGTATCTGAGTTTCGGAACCGGCCCAGGGGGCACCGGTATGGCGGCCACCGGAGCGGCGTCCGACGATGGGTTCGGGATCCCGCTGGGCGAGCCGGCGGGGATGATCGACCAGCCTTTCACCTTCAAGCGCCGCCGCCCCGACGGCCGTATCGTCGAGGTGCGCACCAACCCGCTGCCGGAGGGCGGCTTCGTCCGCACCCTGACCGACGTGACGGTGGAGGCGCGCTCGGCCGAGGAGATCTTCAATGCGATGCAGGAGCTGGAACGCGCCTATGCCGACCTGAAGGAGACCCAGGCCAGTCTGGTCCAGGCGGAGAAGATGGCTTCGCTCGCCCTGCTGGTCGCCGGCGTCGCGCACGAGATCAACACCCCCATCGGCATCGCCTTCGGCTGCGCCACCCACCTGTCGGGGCGGACCGCGACGCTGGCCGAAGCGTTCGAAGGCGGAACGATGAAGAAGTCCGAACTCGCCGCCTATGTCGCCACCGCCGGCGAATCCTCCCGCCTGATCGAACAGAACCTGACCCGCGCGGCCGAGCTGATCCAGAGCTTCAAGCGCGTCGCCGTCGACCAGACCAGCGAGGAGCGGCGCCGCTTCGACCTGCTGGCCTATCTGGAGGAGGTGGTCACCTCGCTCGGCCCCACCCTGCGCAAGAGCCGCCACCGGGTCGCCATCGCCTGTTCGCCCGGCATCGTGATGGACAGCTTCCCCGGCGCGCTGAGCCAGGTGGTGACCAATCTGGTGATGAACGCGCTGACCCACGCCTTCCCGGCCGACAGCAAGGGGCATATGGTCATCGACGTGGACGAGACGGCGGACGGCGAGGTGGAGATCCGCTTCGCCGACGACGGCGTCGGCATCCCCACGGAGAACCTGCCGAAGGTGTTCGAGCCCTTCTTCACCACGCGGCGCGGGTCGGGCGGCAGCGGGCTGGGGTTGCACATCGTCTTCAATCTGGTGACGCAGTCGCTGGGCGGGCGGATCTCGGTTGACAGCGTTCCCGGCGATGGAACTACCTTCACGCTGCGCATCCCGAAGACCGCAGCAACCGCCTCGCCCCCAACAGCTTCGCTCACGACGACGCCCGTATCGCTGGAGCCCGTTTCGCTGGAGCCCGTATCGCTGGAGAAGGAACCCGCATGA
- a CDS encoding STAS domain-containing protein has protein sequence MDFKTTNTGDATEVRLTGRLEFTDHDKLHELVDLLGHTSTRRFVLDLSALEFVDSAGLGMLLILQDEAENHEIKLVVRGPAGDVRRSIELARLSEIITIEP, from the coding sequence ATGGATTTCAAGACGACCAATACAGGCGATGCGACCGAAGTCAGGCTGACCGGCCGCCTGGAATTTACCGATCATGACAAGCTGCACGAACTGGTGGACCTGTTGGGGCATACCAGCACACGGCGCTTCGTCCTCGACCTGTCTGCGCTGGAGTTCGTCGACTCCGCCGGTCTCGGCATGCTGCTGATCCTCCAGGACGAGGCCGAGAACCACGAGATCAAGCTGGTGGTTCGCGGCCCGGCGGGAGACGTCAGGCGGTCGATCGAACTCGCGCGGCTGAGCGAGATCATCACCATCGAGCCCTGA
- a CDS encoding ATP-binding protein: protein MDAAHHDRRAEPPAEAALRGFSLLRDRVPADMAARVLARFCGTDQQPGDGPASPDARPGERSGERPSENVVETLLMDRADRDRLRAAFDRGPFLTVELGEGADEAAALLDDWSGAPAADHPDLPGFYLSLTTGTAYGLQCPVLVCDELVRRGALDPQRRSNVELCLHEAVANAIVHGNLGLSSAVKGEPGGYRRFSEMMRDRLGDPAVVRRRLDIFCRWNERSIAIAVVDQGGGFDTELAPAVSGNKARSGRGFVFMRTLASRVTVTDGGRCTVLQFER from the coding sequence ATGGACGCCGCTCATCACGACCGCAGGGCCGAGCCTCCGGCCGAAGCGGCTTTGCGTGGCTTCAGCCTGCTGCGCGACCGGGTGCCTGCCGACATGGCCGCCCGCGTCCTTGCGCGCTTCTGCGGAACGGACCAGCAGCCGGGCGACGGTCCTGCGTCCCCGGACGCGCGGCCGGGGGAGCGCTCAGGCGAGCGGCCGAGCGAAAATGTGGTGGAAACGCTGCTGATGGACCGGGCGGACCGCGACCGGCTGCGCGCCGCCTTCGACCGCGGCCCGTTCCTGACGGTGGAACTGGGTGAGGGTGCCGACGAGGCGGCGGCCCTGCTGGACGACTGGTCGGGCGCGCCGGCGGCGGACCATCCGGACCTGCCCGGATTCTATCTGTCGCTGACCACCGGTACCGCCTATGGCCTGCAATGCCCGGTGCTGGTCTGCGACGAGCTGGTGCGGCGCGGCGCGCTCGATCCGCAACGCCGCTCCAACGTGGAGCTTTGCCTGCACGAGGCGGTCGCCAACGCCATCGTCCATGGCAACCTCGGACTTTCCAGCGCGGTGAAGGGGGAGCCGGGCGGCTACCGCCGCTTCAGCGAGATGATGCGCGACCGGCTGGGCGATCCCGCTGTGGTGCGGCGCCGGCTGGACATCTTCTGCCGCTGGAACGAGCGCAGCATCGCCATCGCGGTGGTGGACCAGGGCGGCGGCTTCGACACCGAACTGGCTCCGGCCGTCAGCGGCAACAAGGCGCGGTCGGGCCGCGGCTTCGTCTTCATGCGCACGCTGGCCTCGCGGGTGACGGTGACCGATGGCGGGCGCTGCACCGTCCTGCAGTTCGAGCGCTGA